CAGGCTTTTCAGCTCCAACTAACAACTATACTTGGGTAGACAGACCCATGTCCACACAGCCTGTCTGTCCATCCGTCGTTGAAAGAGTTTATTTATATCGAAAGAAAGGAAATACCTCAAATAGTCCCTCCATTGTGAAAAAAAAAATGTGCCGGAAGAAAGAGTCGCCCTGCTTTCATGGTGAAAAAGTTGATGTCGAAAGAAAAGAGGAAGACCGCGAATCGTGTTACAGTAAGTGTTAACAGTTGAAAATTGGGTCACAGGAAGTGTTGATATTTAGATTGGGTCTCGACCAATTTTAAAAAGACCCATGTTTAATTTTGGTCGGATCTAACAAAAAACTCTATAAACGCCTCACAGACATGGCGTGCGGTTATGTATAGTCATGAACTGCTGAAACAAGGCTTGATTGCGACTAGAACAAGAATCCTCATAAATTGCAACAGAAACCGTAGTGTAGGGGCTAGTGGTCACGACTCACCAAGGGAGTGAGGCGGCATATGCAATGCTCCAAAGTGGAGACACATCAAATTATTGCCCAGCCACCCAGTCCCAGGAAGTAAATCGATTCTGGACAAAGAAACAAGACAATTTAGCATTGATGTTGCCAGCTTTCAAGTCCTGCAACAAGGTAAGTATTGTTGTAACGGGTAAAGAGGGTTCAAGAATCCTATGACAAAAATACCAAAGTCATCAGACGCCTGTGCGGCTGTGCCATGCATAGATATCTTTGAAAACATGATGCATCATCGTCACAGGCTGATAGCACATGTCTCAAATCTCAAATCACATGGCATGCCTGAATGAGAAAAAGTTGCAGCATGACTGCATGAGGAGAGTCTGAGTCTGAAACAGAGCATGCTGattaacaacaacaacaacttAACAAAGACTTCGCTAAAATGCCAGTGATAACTGAATAATAACTTAGCATCACCCCAATTGATGCTGGTCATTAAATTAATTGATCGTTTCACATTATTCTCTGGCACCAGCAAGATATTGAACACGTACCTGCTGTGCAAACACGAATGGTTGTGGTGGAATATATTGCTAAcacacatgcatatgcaaatgatcaGCAAATTGACACGGAAATTCTCTATTCTAATTTTAAGTCAACACCCCAAGAGAAACAGTTTGATAAAACATTAATTTAAGTTAATCCTATGGCCACATCTGCTCACCACAACACTGTAGCATAACAAAGCACTTTCTTGTCAGCAGGGACTTCCATAAGAAAACATGAATACTGATTGTAAATAAAAAACATTACACCCCCGCCTGGTGATACAATTCTAGTTTGACCATGGCAGACACTTTCAAACTGACATAGAATACGAGTTTGACATCGGTGACAAAGTATATATATAGTACTTATGACAAATTGAGCTAGTTAAGCTGAAGCATTCAGCAAATACCCGCTTGATGTAACTTGTGGGAAGAAGGACAAGAATTCGAGAGAGGAAGAGAAATTATCCCTCATGTAATCAACTTTGCATCTCGGGAACCATAATATTTGTCAAAGAAAAGATAAACAGAGTCCTGAATCCTGTAatgcacaaatccagaagcttatGCCATATATGGATATATGATGTGTCATCGTAATAGGCTTACATGAGGGGGGAAAAAGATGGTATGCTAAGCTGAGCATATGGAGTATTTAAATAAGTGCATGACGTATACAAAACTTAGCTTTAAACACTAATGATAATTGAATAACAGATGTACACCATCCCAAACCTAATGAAACGATAAGAGACTAGTGGTCCACCTAGAAATAATATTCCCATTAATCTTTTGTACCATTcagtgttattaaaactacgtttaaacgatgtttaaactacgtttaaacgtcaAAACTCTAATTAGAGGTTGAAACCACGTTTTTGCGTTTTCGCGTTCTAAACTGTAAAACGCAGTGTTTTATGCATTTTAGACTATTAGCTACTTTTGGGCCCAGTCTATTAGTTACTTTTGGGGTTCAATCCAactcatgggtgaagttttggtaaGCCAGTAACCTCTCTAttttggtatttaacttcatattattgtctgaaattatgatgtattggtatttttcctatgttgtttaaaactacgtttaaacaaagtttaaaaGTTTAAAAGTCAAAATTTCACCCATGAGCGTTCCAACGTTTTATCGTTTTAATAACCTTGGTACCATTATAATTAAGGTAAAAATATATCCTATATGCAAACACAAATGATTCAACTCAAATATATTGACAACTTGCATATGGAAGTCCTATGGCACCAGGAAAAATATGACGATTGAcacaattgaagaaacaatttgaTAAAAACACAAGGTATACAATGGACAGGGATACACTGTAACTGTAAATTGACAAAATCATATGCCTGCAAATACTCACCAGGATACAGCAGCATAAAAATGTGCATGCTCTATAAAATGCAAAAACAAGACAACCAAAGTTATCCTTGTTACAGCTTACAAAACCATGTGTGCTCGTAAGAGTCTATTTTGGCCACAGCCCACAGAGGTAGCTTTCGGAATAGAAGCATGTATCCTACTGCTTTGACATCAGCTACCCACATAGTTTCTACCAGAAATGTTACTGAAGTTATAGAACATACAGTAATCGGTGCTAATAAAAACTAAAGCCTTCATCCACCACTCACCGAATGAAACTGGGAAGACACACTGAAGCACCACAGCATTGCTCAATCATGACTTTTGGTGTATATGCATATGCTTGAATTAGGCACCGAGCGAACATCAATCTCAATCTCAAGTCAGGTCCCAGTAGTGTTCAAACAGTACAAGGCATGGCTTAATCTGTGCTTGAAACTGCCAAAATTGCATCACAGAAGCCAACCACTCTCTCTTTCTGTACCATCAAGATCTAAACTTTTGGCCTGCGGAATTCAAACCAGACCTCGTAGTGGTTAAACAACAAGCTATCATGAGTGTGCTTCCCCACATACTCAAGGCCCAATTTGGCAAGCCGTCGTGTGCACTCATCGCCTCCCAGTCTTGAGCAAAACTTAATGTTATGTGAGACAAAAATCCGGCCTCTATGTGGCCTCAGCTTCCCCGCAAGCCTCTCAAGCCCAGTCCAAACAAGCTTGTCTGGGATATGGAGGAACACGGCGCTCGCATAGATGAGATCATACATAACTGTGTCCCCAAACTTGCTGAAGTCCATATCCTCCCCTCTCACAATCATCGGCCGCTTGTAAAGCAGCCCCTGCGCCGGCAGTTCGTACCGGAGCGCAGCCATGAGGGACAGCTCGTCCCGCTCCAGGCAGTGGAACCTCCCAGCCTCAAGGTACCGGATGAAATGCAGGCCGACACGAAGCGTACCACATCCGATTTCAAGGACCTGCTCCGTTGGCGTCAGCACGGAGGCGTTAGCGAGGAACTCGAAGACGTCACGGCCACCGGCCCAGGGCTCGCCGTAGTTGCTGTGGTGCTCTTCCACAAGGAGCTCGCCGGGGCACGGCAGCGCGGTGTGGTTGGTTGCCTCTTCGTCCGGATAGTGAGAGATGCCATGGTGTCTACAGTGCGGTTGTGCAACACTAAGATGTCAACTCCACGGACAAGAGTAGCAGCGATTCGGGACTAGGAGTGCAGGTGCAGGCCAGGCATACCTGTTGATGTCGAAGAGCTGCTGCTCTCGTGTGCGGGGGTTGATGCCCTTGCGCAGGCGGTGCCAGGCGTCGTGGCCGCCGCCAGCGGCGAGGAGGAGGGAGTTGGACGCGAGCTGGGCCTTCAGCCAGGCG
This portion of the Zea mays cultivar B73 chromosome 2, Zm-B73-REFERENCE-NAM-5.0, whole genome shotgun sequence genome encodes:
- the LOC100192629 gene encoding uncharacterized protein LOC100192629 — translated: MALPSSASHSARLRLLTVPALLLLLSSAALLVFLVLPSLSPSSASSSAASGHLCACSPPATHTTTTVTTTTTTASPAPVTTSPADVAWLKAQLASNSLLLAAGGGHDAWHRLRKGINPRTREQQLFDINRHHGISHYPDEEATNHTALPCPGELLVEEHHSNYGEPWAGGRDVFEFLANASVLTPTEQVLEIGCGTLRVGLHFIRYLEAGRFHCLERDELSLMAALRYELPAQGLLYKRPMIVRGEDMDFSKFGDTVMYDLIYASAVFLHIPDKLVWTGLERLAGKLRPHRGRIFVSHNIKFCSRLGGDECTRRLAKLGLEYVGKHTHDSLLFNHYEVWFEFRRPKV